From one Thalassospira lucentensis genomic stretch:
- the rplX gene encoding 50S ribosomal protein L24, with translation MAAKIKKGDRVIVLTGKDKGKTGEVIAAFPTENKVLVSGINLVKRHQRPTGADAGGIVEKEAKINVSNVAIVDPKENKPTRVGFKTLDDGRKVRVAKLSGEVIDN, from the coding sequence ATGGCTGCCAAGATTAAAAAGGGTGATCGCGTCATTGTTCTTACGGGTAAAGACAAAGGGAAAACCGGCGAAGTTATCGCCGCTTTCCCGACCGAGAACAAAGTTCTGGTTTCGGGCATCAACCTGGTGAAACGTCACCAGCGTCCGACCGGTGCTGATGCTGGCGGCATCGTCGAGAAGGAAGCGAAAATCAACGTTTCCAACGTGGCGATTGTCGACCCGAAAGAAAACAAGCCGACCCGCGTCGGTTTCAAGACCCTCGATGATGGTCGCAAGGTTCGCGTAGCGAAGCTCAGCGGCGAAGTCATCGACAACTGA
- the rplE gene encoding 50S ribosomal protein L5 produces the protein MTRLREHYKEVVRDALQKEFSYENSMEVPRLEKIVINMGVGDATQDRKKLEGAAADLTAITGQKPIFTKAKKSVAAFKLREGMNIGCKVTLRRDRMYEFLDRLVTVALPRVRDFRGLNKKSFDGRGNFAMGLKEQFVFPEVEYDKVNSVRGMDIIICTTAKSDAEALALLKGFDLPFGN, from the coding sequence ATGACGCGCCTGCGCGAACATTACAAAGAAGTGGTGCGTGACGCACTCCAGAAGGAGTTCTCCTACGAGAACTCCATGGAGGTTCCGCGCCTCGAGAAGATCGTGATCAATATGGGTGTCGGCGACGCCACCCAGGATCGCAAAAAGCTGGAAGGTGCGGCAGCCGATCTTACTGCCATCACCGGTCAGAAGCCTATCTTCACCAAAGCGAAAAAGTCGGTAGCGGCTTTCAAGCTTCGTGAAGGCATGAACATCGGTTGTAAAGTGACCCTGCGTCGCGACCGTATGTACGAGTTCCTGGACCGTCTGGTCACTGTCGCGCTTCCGCGCGTTCGTGACTTCCGCGGCCTGAACAAAAAATCCTTCGATGGTCGTGGCAACTTTGCCATGGGCCTCAAGGAACAGTTCGTCTTTCCTGAAGTCGAGTACGACAAAGTCAACTCGGTTCGCGGGATGGACATCATCATTTGCACCACGGCAAAGTCCGACGCCGAAGCTCTCGCCCTTCTCAAGGGCTTTGATCTTCCGTTCGGAAACTAA
- the rpsN gene encoding 30S ribosomal protein S14: MAKKSAVQRELKRERLAKQHAAKRAALKAVISNRETSPEDRIAAVIKLAQLPRNSARIRQRIRCQVSGRPRGVYRKFRLSRIALRELASRGQIPGMVKSSW; this comes from the coding sequence ATGGCCAAGAAAAGCGCCGTTCAGCGCGAACTTAAACGTGAGCGCCTGGCTAAGCAGCATGCTGCCAAGCGTGCCGCCCTTAAAGCGGTCATCAGCAACCGCGAGACGTCCCCTGAGGATCGTATCGCGGCTGTGATCAAACTCGCCCAGCTGCCACGCAACTCGGCCCGTATCCGTCAGCGTATTCGCTGCCAGGTTTCCGGTCGTCCGCGCGGTGTGTATCGCAAATTCCGCCTGTCCCGTATCGCCCTTCGTGAACTTGCTTCGCGTGGTCAGATCCCGGGCATGGTGAAGTCGAGCTGGTAA
- the rpsH gene encoding 30S ribosomal protein S8, whose amino-acid sequence MSMTDPVGDMLTRIRNGQRVGKSSVASPASKLRTGVLDVLQREGYIRGYSINEIRKGVSEINIELKYFEGEGVIKQIDRVSTPGRRVYSKIKDLPKVYNGLGIAVLSTPKGVLSDQEAREQNVGGEILCKVF is encoded by the coding sequence ATGTCGATGACTGATCCCGTAGGCGATATGCTCACGCGTATCCGCAACGGTCAGCGCGTTGGTAAATCCAGCGTTGCTTCGCCGGCTTCAAAACTGCGTACCGGTGTGCTGGATGTTCTCCAGCGCGAAGGTTATATCCGCGGTTACAGCATTAATGAAATTCGCAAGGGCGTCAGCGAAATCAACATCGAACTCAAATATTTTGAGGGCGAAGGCGTGATTAAGCAGATCGACCGCGTCTCGACCCCTGGTCGTCGTGTCTATTCGAAGATCAAAGATCTTCCGAAAGTTTACAACGGCCTGGGCATCGCAGTCCTGTCCACTCCGAAAGGGGTTCTGTCGGATCAGGAGGCTCGCGAGCAGAATGTCGGCGGCGAAATCCTCTGCAAGGTATTCTAA
- the rplF gene encoding 50S ribosomal protein L6, protein MSRVGKNPVVVPNGVTITLTEEQISAKGKLGELRLPLTSDVTVSQDDNQITVKPANDSKRARALWGTTRANIANLVTGVSDGFTKKLEITGVGYRAQVQGNKLVLQLGFSHDVEMEIPAGLNVVAEKPTLIAISGADKQLVGQFAANARGWRGPEPYKGKGVRYEGEYILRKEGKKK, encoded by the coding sequence ATGTCGCGAGTAGGAAAAAACCCGGTGGTCGTGCCTAACGGCGTTACCATCACCCTGACCGAAGAACAGATCAGTGCAAAAGGCAAGCTCGGTGAGCTTCGTCTGCCGCTGACCTCGGACGTAACTGTTTCACAGGATGACAACCAGATCACCGTGAAACCGGCCAACGATAGCAAGCGCGCACGTGCCCTTTGGGGTACCACCCGTGCCAATATCGCAAACCTCGTAACCGGGGTTTCGGACGGCTTCACCAAGAAACTGGAAATCACCGGTGTTGGTTACCGTGCGCAGGTCCAGGGCAATAAACTGGTTCTGCAGCTTGGCTTCTCTCATGACGTGGAAATGGAGATCCCCGCGGGTCTTAACGTCGTCGCAGAAAAGCCGACCCTTATCGCCATCTCTGGCGCAGATAAACAGCTCGTTGGTCAGTTCGCTGCAAATGCACGCGGCTGGCGCGGTCCGGAGCCTTACAAAGGCAAAGGTGTCCGTTACGAAGGCGAGTATATCTTGCGCAAAGAAGGCAAGAAGAAGTAA
- the rplR gene encoding 50S ribosomal protein L18: MKNARNLFERRKRRVRFAIRQKAAGRPRLSVHRSNAHIYAQIIDDLAGKTLACASSAEKDLGGKGSNAEAAVLVGKAIAERAVAAGVKTVVFDRGGYLFHGRVKALADAAREGGLDF, from the coding sequence ATGAAAAACGCGAGAAACCTCTTCGAGCGCCGCAAACGCCGCGTTCGTTTTGCGATCCGCCAGAAAGCGGCCGGTCGCCCGCGCCTCAGCGTGCACCGTTCCAACGCGCATATCTATGCACAGATCATCGACGATCTGGCAGGCAAGACCCTTGCCTGCGCATCGTCGGCCGAGAAAGATCTCGGTGGCAAAGGCAGCAATGCCGAAGCAGCTGTGCTGGTCGGTAAAGCTATTGCCGAACGTGCCGTTGCCGCTGGTGTGAAAACGGTCGTATTCGATCGTGGCGGGTATTTGTTCCATGGCCGGGTGAAAGCTCTGGCCGATGCCGCCCGTGAGGGCGGTCTGGACTTCTAA
- the rpsE gene encoding 30S ribosomal protein S5 yields MARNQNTQQQQQAPKAREENELVDKLVGINRVAKVVKGGRRFAFSAMVVVGDQRGRVGYGTGKAREVPEAIRKATEAAKRNMIRVPLREGRTLHHDVQGHFGAGRVILRSAPAGTGIIAGGAMRAVFETMGVQDVVSKCTGSNNPHNVIRATLDALVNGASPRQVAAKRGLKVGEIVARRDSGSAAAAVLEKE; encoded by the coding sequence ATGGCACGTAATCAGAATACACAACAGCAGCAGCAGGCGCCGAAAGCCCGTGAAGAAAACGAACTCGTCGACAAGCTGGTTGGTATCAACCGCGTCGCGAAAGTCGTTAAGGGCGGCCGTCGCTTTGCTTTCTCCGCAATGGTTGTCGTCGGTGACCAGCGCGGTCGCGTCGGATACGGCACGGGTAAAGCCCGTGAAGTTCCGGAAGCGATCCGCAAGGCTACCGAAGCAGCCAAGCGCAACATGATCCGCGTTCCGTTGCGTGAAGGCCGTACCCTTCACCACGATGTGCAGGGCCACTTTGGTGCAGGTCGGGTTATTCTCCGTTCTGCTCCGGCTGGTACCGGTATCATTGCTGGCGGTGCGATGCGCGCAGTTTTCGAAACCATGGGTGTTCAGGACGTCGTGTCCAAATGCACCGGTTCGAACAACCCGCACAACGTTATCCGTGCAACTCTTGACGCTCTGGTCAACGGCGCTTCACCGCGTCAGGTCGCTGCAAAACGCGGCCTGAAGGTTGGCGAGATCGTTGCCCGTCGCGATAGCGGTTCGGCTGCGGCCGCCGTTCTCGAAAAGGAGTAA
- the rpmD gene encoding 50S ribosomal protein L30, translating into MAAKKKATVRVTQTGSPIGRPADQRQTLVGLGLNKLHRTRELEDTPAVRGMIAKVKHLVRVDEA; encoded by the coding sequence ATGGCTGCTAAGAAAAAAGCGACCGTACGCGTTACCCAGACGGGTTCGCCGATCGGACGTCCGGCTGATCAGCGCCAGACCCTTGTGGGTCTTGGCCTGAACAAACTGCACCGGACTCGTGAGCTGGAAGATACTCCGGCTGTTCGCGGTATGATCGCCAAGGTCAAGCACCTCGTCCGCGTGGACGAGGCCTGA
- the rplO gene encoding 50S ribosomal protein L15, with product MKLNELADNPGARKARTRVGRGIGSGKGKTSGAGQKGQTSRSGVAINGFEGGQMPIYRRLPKRGFKNPFRKLFGVVNLGTLQTAVDNGVLEEGANVTIEVLVEKGLARPQKDGLRLLAKGELKAKLNIEVTGASKSAIEAVEKAGGSVKVLAPVVAAETAE from the coding sequence ATGAAACTCAACGAACTTGCCGATAACCCGGGTGCCCGCAAGGCGCGCACCCGCGTCGGTCGCGGTATCGGTTCGGGTAAAGGCAAAACTTCTGGCGCAGGTCAGAAGGGTCAGACTTCCCGTTCCGGTGTAGCGATCAATGGCTTCGAAGGCGGGCAGATGCCAATCTACCGTCGTCTTCCGAAGCGCGGCTTTAAAAATCCGTTCCGGAAACTGTTCGGTGTTGTGAACCTTGGTACCCTTCAGACCGCCGTTGATAACGGTGTTCTTGAAGAAGGTGCGAATGTCACCATCGAAGTTCTGGTCGAAAAAGGCCTGGCCCGTCCGCAGAAAGACGGTCTGCGTCTGCTCGCCAAAGGCGAACTGAAAGCGAAACTGAACATCGAAGTTACCGGTGCTTCCAAGTCGGCTATCGAAGCCGTCGAGAAAGCTGGTGGTTCGGTCAAGGTTCTTGCTCCGGTCGTCGCAGCAGAAACCGCAGAATAA
- the secY gene encoding preprotein translocase subunit SecY, producing MASAAEQLAANLNWSSFSKATELKKRIWFTLGALIVYRLGTYIPIPGVDPSILADIFQQNAGGVLGMFDMFAGGALGRMTIFALNIMPYISASIIIQLMTTVSPSLEAMKKEGEQGRKKINQYTRYLTVLIATIQAWGIAVGLESMSGSTGSAVHDPGMFFRFTAVVTLVGGTMFLMWLGEQITQRGIGNGISLIIFTGIVAGLPAAIAGTLELGRTGAISALVIVAILVLAVAVIAFIVFVERAQRRVLIQYPKRQVGMKVMEGQSSHLPLKINTAGVIPPIFASSLLLMPLSVAQFTAGADAPVWLSTVTALLGRGQPLYIGLYIALIVFFAFFYTAVVFNPEDTADNLKKHGGFIPGIRPGKNTANYLDFILTRLTVIGAAYLAFVCILPELLIAEWSVPFYFGGTSLLIVVTVTMDTVAQIQSHMLAHQYEGLIKKSKLRGRRR from the coding sequence ATGGCATCGGCCGCCGAGCAGCTTGCCGCGAACCTGAACTGGTCGTCTTTTTCTAAGGCAACCGAGCTTAAAAAGCGTATCTGGTTCACTTTGGGCGCGCTTATAGTTTACCGTCTGGGAACCTATATTCCTATTCCCGGCGTTGACCCGTCCATTCTTGCTGATATTTTCCAGCAGAATGCTGGTGGCGTCCTGGGCATGTTTGACATGTTTGCTGGTGGTGCGCTTGGGCGTATGACCATCTTCGCGCTGAACATCATGCCTTATATCTCTGCCTCGATCATCATTCAGCTGATGACCACTGTTTCGCCAAGCCTTGAGGCTATGAAAAAAGAGGGCGAGCAGGGGCGTAAAAAGATTAATCAATATACCCGTTATCTGACCGTTCTGATCGCCACGATCCAGGCGTGGGGCATTGCTGTTGGTCTTGAAAGCATGAGCGGTTCAACCGGCTCTGCGGTTCATGATCCGGGCATGTTCTTCCGCTTTACCGCGGTCGTGACGCTTGTTGGCGGCACCATGTTCCTGATGTGGCTGGGCGAACAGATCACCCAGCGCGGTATCGGTAACGGCATTTCGCTTATCATCTTTACCGGCATTGTTGCGGGCCTTCCGGCCGCGATTGCGGGCACCCTTGAACTGGGCCGTACCGGTGCGATTTCGGCACTGGTGATCGTTGCGATCCTCGTTCTGGCTGTTGCTGTCATTGCCTTCATCGTGTTCGTGGAACGTGCGCAGCGCCGTGTTCTGATCCAGTACCCGAAACGCCAGGTCGGCATGAAGGTCATGGAAGGTCAGAGCTCGCATCTGCCGCTCAAGATCAACACGGCCGGCGTTATTCCGCCGATCTTTGCAAGCTCGCTTCTGCTGATGCCGCTTTCGGTTGCACAGTTCACTGCCGGTGCGGATGCGCCTGTGTGGCTCAGCACCGTGACGGCACTGCTTGGCCGTGGCCAGCCGCTTTATATCGGTCTGTATATCGCGCTTATCGTCTTCTTTGCCTTCTTCTACACCGCGGTTGTTTTCAACCCGGAAGATACGGCAGACAACCTGAAAAAACATGGCGGCTTCATTCCGGGCATCCGTCCGGGCAAGAATACCGCCAACTATCTGGATTTCATCCTGACCCGTCTGACGGTCATCGGTGCGGCTTATCTGGCATTCGTCTGTATCCTGCCGGAACTGCTGATCGCCGAATGGTCTGTGCCGTTCTACTTTGGTGGGACTAGCTTGCTGATCGTTGTCACGGTAACCATGGATACCGTAGCACAGATCCAGTCGCATATGCTGGCTCACCAGTATGAAGGCCTGATCAAGAAATCCAAATTGCGTGGACGCCGCCGCTAA
- a CDS encoding adenylate kinase, with the protein MNIILLGPPGAGKGTQAKRLETGRGMIQLSTGDMLRAAVAAGTELGQKAKEVMDAGKLVSDDLMIGLISERLDQDDTKNGFILDGFPRTTAQAHALDVMLETKGLALDYVIELRVDDAALVARIVGRYTCAKCGQGYHDEFQKPKQDGVCDVCGSTEFKRRADDNAETVTSRLEAYHKQTAPIIPYYENAGKLKTVDGMAEIDEVTREIEAILG; encoded by the coding sequence ATGAACATTATCCTTCTTGGCCCTCCGGGTGCTGGCAAAGGGACCCAGGCAAAGCGTCTTGAAACCGGACGCGGCATGATTCAGCTTTCGACCGGTGACATGCTGCGCGCAGCGGTCGCCGCCGGTACCGAGCTGGGGCAGAAGGCAAAGGAAGTCATGGATGCGGGCAAGCTCGTCTCCGACGATCTGATGATCGGTCTGATTTCCGAACGACTTGACCAGGACGATACCAAGAACGGTTTCATTCTGGATGGTTTTCCGCGCACCACAGCCCAGGCACATGCCCTGGATGTGATGCTGGAAACCAAGGGACTGGCACTTGATTATGTGATCGAGTTGCGGGTTGACGATGCCGCCCTTGTGGCGCGTATCGTTGGTCGCTACACCTGCGCGAAATGCGGGCAGGGATACCATGACGAGTTCCAGAAACCCAAGCAGGACGGTGTGTGCGACGTATGTGGCAGCACCGAATTCAAACGCCGTGCGGATGACAATGCCGAGACGGTCACATCGCGACTGGAAGCTTATCACAAGCAGACAGCACCGATCATTCCCTACTATGAGAATGCCGGTAAGCTGAAAACAGTTGACGGGATGGCCGAAATCGACGAAGTTACGCGCGAGATAGAAGCCATCCTGGGGTAA
- the rpsM gene encoding 30S ribosomal protein S13, which translates to MARIAGVNIPTAKRVVIALTYITGIGPAKAKEICAKVGIEAATRVHQLSDDQVLKVREVIDADYTVEGDLRRETAMNIKRLMDLGCYRGLRHRRGLPVRGQRTHTNARTRKGPAKPIAGKKK; encoded by the coding sequence GTGGCTCGTATTGCTGGCGTAAACATCCCGACCGCTAAGCGTGTCGTGATTGCGCTTACCTACATCACCGGCATTGGCCCGGCGAAAGCTAAAGAAATTTGCGCAAAGGTTGGCATCGAAGCAGCAACCCGCGTTCATCAGCTCTCTGATGACCAGGTTCTCAAGGTGCGTGAAGTCATCGACGCTGATTACACCGTCGAAGGCGACCTTCGTCGTGAAACCGCAATGAACATTAAACGTCTGATGGACCTGGGCTGCTATCGCGGTCTGCGTCATCGTCGCGGTCTCCCGGTACGCGGTCAGCGTACCCACACCAACGCCCGCACCCGCAAGGGCCCGGCTAAGCCGATCGCTGGCAAGAAGAAGTAA
- the rpsK gene encoding 30S ribosomal protein S11 — protein MAKAPQTRVRRRERKNITNGIAHVNATFNNTMITITDVQGNTISWSTAGGMGFRGSRKSTPYAAQIAAEDAGKKAAEHGMKTLEVQVKGPGSGRESALRALQAVGFTITSIKDVTPIPHNGCRPRKRRRV, from the coding sequence ATGGCAAAAGCTCCTCAGACTCGCGTGCGTCGCCGCGAGCGGAAGAACATTACGAACGGTATCGCGCACGTAAACGCGACCTTCAACAACACCATGATCACCATCACCGACGTTCAGGGTAACACTATTTCCTGGTCGACCGCTGGTGGTATGGGTTTCCGCGGTTCGCGTAAATCGACCCCGTATGCTGCACAGATTGCTGCTGAAGATGCAGGTAAAAAAGCTGCTGAACACGGCATGAAAACCCTTGAAGTTCAGGTTAAAGGCCCGGGTTCGGGACGTGAATCTGCTCTTCGTGCGCTGCAGGCGGTTGGTTTCACCATTACGTCGATCAAAGACGTAACGCCGATTCCGCACAACGGTTGCCGTCCGCGTAAACGTCGTCGCGTCTAA
- a CDS encoding DNA-directed RNA polymerase subunit alpha gives MIQKNWQELIKPTKLDVTPGTDASRIGTIVAEPLERGFGQTLGNALRRILLSSLQGSAVTAIQIDGVLHEFSSIPGVREDVTDIILNIKTMGVRMHAEGPKKMALKATGPGAVTAGQIETGADIEILNPDLELCHLDDGATLNIEFTVDNGKGYVAATSHRSSDAPIGLIPIDAIFSPIRKVAYKVENTRVGQDTDYDKLSLTVETNGSVTPEDAMALAARILQDQLSLFVNFDEPEAVVEEKKEDELPFNRNLLRKVDELELSVRSANCLKNDNIIYIGDLVQKTEAEMLRTPNFGRKSLNEIKDVLAQMGLHLGMEVGGWPPENIEELARKFEDPF, from the coding sequence GTGATTCAAAAGAACTGGCAGGAACTGATTAAGCCGACCAAGCTTGATGTTACTCCGGGTACGGATGCCAGCCGCATCGGTACGATCGTGGCGGAACCGCTGGAGCGCGGTTTTGGTCAGACTCTGGGTAACGCGCTGCGTCGCATTCTGCTGTCGTCGCTCCAGGGTTCGGCGGTTACTGCGATCCAGATCGACGGTGTATTGCACGAATTTTCGTCGATCCCGGGCGTGCGTGAAGATGTCACCGACATCATCCTGAATATCAAGACCATGGGTGTGCGCATGCATGCCGAAGGTCCGAAGAAAATGGCGCTTAAAGCGACCGGTCCGGGTGCTGTCACCGCGGGTCAGATCGAAACCGGTGCCGACATCGAAATCCTTAACCCGGATCTCGAGCTGTGCCATCTTGATGATGGTGCGACGCTGAACATCGAATTCACCGTTGATAACGGTAAAGGCTATGTTGCTGCGACCTCGCATCGTTCGTCGGATGCGCCGATCGGTCTTATTCCGATTGATGCAATCTTCAGCCCGATCCGTAAAGTGGCCTACAAGGTGGAAAACACCCGTGTTGGTCAGGATACCGATTATGACAAGCTGTCGCTGACCGTTGAAACCAACGGCTCGGTCACCCCGGAAGATGCAATGGCACTTGCTGCCCGTATCCTTCAGGACCAGCTGTCGCTGTTCGTCAACTTCGACGAGCCGGAAGCGGTTGTCGAAGAGAAGAAAGAAGACGAACTGCCGTTCAACCGCAATCTGCTGCGCAAGGTCGACGAGCTCGAGCTGTCGGTCCGTTCGGCAAACTGCCTCAAGAACGACAACATCATCTATATCGGTGATCTGGTTCAGAAAACCGAAGCAGAAATGCTTCGTACGCCGAACTTCGGTCGTAAGTCGCTGAACGAAATCAAGGATGTTCTGGCTCAGATGGGTCTGCATCTTGGTATGGAAGTCGGCGGTTGGCCGCCGGAAAATATCGAAGAACTCGCTCGCAAGTTCGAAGACCCGTTCTAA
- the rplQ gene encoding 50S ribosomal protein L17, with protein MRHGMQGRKLNRTSSHRKAMFSNMAVSLLTHEQIKTTLPKAKDLRPYVEKLITLGKRGDLHARRQAISILRDEKVVAKLFGEIADRYKERSGGYTRVLKAGFRYGDAAPVAVIELVDRNPEAKGAEDRARLEAEGEGEEASAE; from the coding sequence ATGCGTCACGGTATGCAAGGCCGTAAGCTTAATCGTACGTCGTCCCATCGTAAGGCGATGTTCTCTAACATGGCGGTTTCGCTGCTCACCCACGAGCAGATCAAAACCACTCTTCCGAAGGCCAAGGATCTTCGCCCGTATGTCGAAAAACTGATTACGCTGGGCAAGCGGGGCGACCTGCATGCACGCCGTCAGGCCATTTCGATCCTGCGTGACGAGAAAGTCGTTGCCAAGCTGTTCGGCGAAATTGCTGATCGCTACAAAGAGCGTTCGGGTGGTTACACCCGCGTTCTCAAGGCTGGCTTCCGTTATGGCGATGCTGCTCCGGTTGCTGTGATCGAACTCGTTGATCGCAACCCGGAAGCAAAAGGCGCGGAAGACCGTGCTCGCCTTGAAGCAGAGGGCGAAGGCGAAGAAGCGTCTGCTGAATAA
- a CDS encoding DegQ family serine endoprotease, translating to MRWLYEEKREFDVQARLIATVMTGIMIVSGAMFGQIGLASAQDRRLPESQTEIKMSLSPLVKQTAPAVVNIYTKKVVTTQQRSPFFNDPFFRQFFGDRFGGAFGAPRQRVERSLGSGVIVSSDGTIVTNHHVIEGASEIRVVLHDNREFDAELVGSDERTDLAVLRLRDVKDELPAITLGDSDAVEVGDLVLAIGNPFGVGQTVTSGIVSALARAGVTGQDYQSFIQTDAAINPGNSGGALVDIDGKLIGVNSAIFTKSGGSNGIGFAVPVNMVKVVMRGLISGDLRRPWLGAAGQSVTADLASSLDLDRPHGVLINEVRQGSPANRGGLLPGDVVIAVNGLPVDNPNELKFRIATLELDHDAELSVLRKGQEVMLRMPLEVAPELPAREETEVEGRNPFSGSKIANVNPALADEIGIDTLSNGVVVLAVKRDSLARRARIQPGDYIVEVNGVPIDTVARLKEVVKAGERAREWSIAVKRDGKVLTAEFTL from the coding sequence ATGCGCTGGCTTTATGAAGAAAAGAGAGAGTTCGACGTGCAGGCACGATTGATTGCGACCGTCATGACCGGGATCATGATTGTATCGGGGGCCATGTTTGGCCAGATTGGGTTGGCCTCGGCACAGGATCGGCGCCTGCCCGAAAGCCAGACCGAAATAAAGATGTCCCTGTCGCCGCTGGTGAAGCAAACCGCCCCGGCCGTGGTCAATATCTATACCAAAAAGGTCGTCACCACCCAGCAGCGCAGCCCGTTTTTCAACGATCCGTTCTTTCGCCAGTTCTTTGGTGACCGTTTCGGCGGGGCATTCGGCGCACCGCGCCAACGGGTGGAGCGGTCACTTGGTTCCGGGGTGATTGTCTCGTCGGATGGCACAATCGTGACCAATCATCACGTGATCGAAGGGGCCAGCGAAATTCGCGTCGTCCTGCATGACAATCGTGAATTCGATGCCGAACTGGTTGGTTCGGACGAACGCACCGACCTTGCCGTTCTGCGCCTGCGCGATGTGAAGGATGAATTGCCGGCGATTACCCTTGGCGACTCCGACGCGGTCGAAGTCGGTGATCTGGTCCTTGCCATCGGCAACCCGTTCGGGGTCGGGCAGACCGTCACCAGCGGCATTGTTTCCGCATTGGCACGTGCCGGTGTTACGGGGCAGGATTACCAATCCTTTATCCAGACCGATGCCGCGATCAACCCGGGAAATTCCGGCGGGGCGCTTGTCGATATTGATGGCAAGCTGATCGGGGTAAATTCGGCAATCTTTACCAAATCGGGCGGGTCGAACGGCATTGGTTTTGCCGTTCCCGTCAATATGGTCAAGGTGGTGATGCGCGGCCTGATCAGTGGCGATTTGCGTCGCCCGTGGCTGGGAGCAGCCGGGCAGTCGGTGACCGCCGATCTGGCATCGTCGCTTGATCTGGATCGTCCGCACGGTGTTCTGATCAACGAAGTACGCCAGGGCAGCCCGGCCAATCGGGGCGGGCTTCTGCCCGGTGACGTCGTGATTGCGGTGAACGGTCTGCCGGTCGATAACCCGAACGAGCTTAAATTCCGTATCGCGACGCTGGAGCTTGATCACGATGCAGAACTTTCCGTGCTGCGCAAGGGGCAGGAAGTGATGCTTCGGATGCCGCTTGAAGTCGCCCCGGAACTGCCGGCGCGCGAAGAAACCGAGGTCGAAGGCCGCAATCCGTTCAGCGGATCGAAAATCGCCAATGTGAACCCGGCACTTGCCGATGAAATCGGCATCGATACGCTAAGCAACGGTGTGGTCGTCCTTGCTGTAAAACGCGATAGCCTTGCGCGGCGCGCGCGCATCCAGCCCGGCGATTATATCGTCGAGGTCAATGGGGTGCCGATTGACACGGTCGCCCGCCTGAAGGAAGTTGTGAAGGCTGGCGAACGCGCCCGTGAGTGGTCGATTGCGGTCAAACGCGATGGCAAGGTTCTGACCGCTGAATTCACGCTGTAA